A window of the Eubalaena glacialis isolate mEubGla1 chromosome 9, mEubGla1.1.hap2.+ XY, whole genome shotgun sequence genome harbors these coding sequences:
- the FBXW12 gene encoding LOW QUALITY PROTEIN: F-box/WD repeat-containing protein 12 (The sequence of the model RefSeq protein was modified relative to this genomic sequence to represent the inferred CDS: substituted 1 base at 1 genomic stop codon) encodes MSGQGLEASLRPSRSGVGERISRSGCSERKQGGWARIKRAGGARPAGAEAQRRRSPTQATTGAGAVEPQMGLPELLHVFSFLEARDMLCVAQVDKVWNEASRTKELWRQLCLRRWSSCKASQTTLGTQTWKQYYLCXSELEFRMESGWPEKDFICKAIAGHKGEIDELAYISTKEYWFDGREKSVVCTVSSDGTVCAWDLQEGTEICRALYSLQLW; translated from the exons ATGTCAGGACAAGGGTTAGAAGCCAGTCTAAGGCCAAGTAGAAGCGGGGTTGGTGAGCGGATTAGTAGAAGTGGGTGTTCCGAACGGAAGCAAGGAGGCTGGGCGAGGATTAAGCGAGCGGGCGGGGCTCGGCCTGCGGGGGCGGAAGCGCAGCGAAGGCGTAGCCCGACCCAGGCAACCACGGGGGCTGGCGCCGTGGAGCCGCAGATGGGTTTGCCTGAGCTGCTGCACGTCTTCTCCTTCTTGGAGGCCCGAGACATGCTCTGCGTCGCCCAGGTGGATAAG GTCTGGAATGAGGCTTCAAGGACCAAGGAACTGTGGAG GCAGCTGTGTCTGAGACGCTGGTCCTCCTGTAAAGCCTCCCAGACGACCCTGGGCACACAGACATGGAAACAGTACTATCTCTGCTGATCCGAGCTGGAGTTCCGAATGGAATCTGGGTGGCCAGAGAAGGACTTTATCTGCAAAGCCATTGCTGGGCACAAAG GAGAGATAGATGAGCTGGCCTACATCTCAACCAAAGAGTACTGGTTTGATGGGCGGGAGAAGTCCGTGGTGTGCACCGTGTCGTCAGATGGCACCGTGTGTGCCTGGGATCTGCAAGAG GGCACGGAGATCTGTCGAGCCCTCTACAGCCTGCAGCTCTGGTGA